One Methanomassiliicoccus luminyensis B10 genomic window carries:
- a CDS encoding LuxR C-terminal-related transcriptional regulator: HLASNSKLIRELYFDYKNSTIALCASCALITLITSLKVIVIKGSMGILTEREKEVMSLLRRGKSVKDIGKELKIPVTSVSRSITSIRRKAQDMEEDILFLRKLGYLDIKDCKIVFITPDRDPKALSKLK; encoded by the coding sequence TCATCTGGCCTCTAACTCAAAGTTAATAAGGGAATTGTACTTTGATTATAAAAATAGCACTATTGCGTTATGTGCGTCATGTGCGCTGATAACCCTAATCACATCACTCAAGGTTATCGTCATCAAGGGTTCAATGGGCATTCTCACCGAGCGGGAAAAGGAAGTAATGTCGCTCCTCCGGAGGGGGAAGAGCGTTAAGGACATCGGTAAAGAATTGAAGATTCCAGTAACCAGTGTGTCCAGGTCCATTACCAGCATCAGGCGGAAGGCTCAGGACATGGAGGAGGACATCCTGTTCTTGAGAAAACTCGGATACCTGGATATCAAGGACTGCAAGATCGTTTTCATCACTCCTGACCGGGACCCCAAGGCGTTGAGCAAATTGAAGTAA